One Tunturibacter gelidoferens genomic region harbors:
- the trpB gene encoding tryptophan synthase subunit beta translates to MSVSSTAGVTTAAVAGRFGAYGGRYVPETLMAALEELEQAYALAQSDPEFQAELDDLLHNYCGRPTPLYFAKRLTGQLGGAKIYLKREDLLHTGAHKINNALGQGLLARRMGKQRIIAETGAGQHGVATATVCALLGLECVVYMGEEDMRRQELNVYRMRLLGAEVRGVSAGSATLKDAINDAMRDWVTNVRTTYYILGSALGAHPYPTMVRDFHRVISREARAQMLEQEGKLPTAIVACVGGGSNAIGAFYEFLPDANVQLIGVEAGGRGTALGEHAARFQKVGGGLPGVLQGTYSYVLQNDAGQVSSTHSVSAGLDYASVGPEHAMLHDSGRASYVSCSDDAALKATVTLSRTEGILPALESAHAVAEAIRLAPTLAKTDVLMVNLSGRGDKDMGILARELDLKGSERAKG, encoded by the coding sequence ATGAGTGTCAGTTCGACGGCAGGTGTGACGACGGCGGCGGTGGCGGGGCGGTTTGGAGCGTATGGCGGGAGATATGTTCCGGAGACGCTGATGGCGGCGCTGGAGGAGCTGGAACAGGCGTATGCGTTGGCTCAGAGTGATCCGGAGTTTCAGGCTGAGCTGGATGACCTGTTGCACAACTACTGTGGACGGCCCACTCCACTGTACTTTGCGAAGAGGCTGACCGGGCAACTGGGCGGGGCGAAGATCTATTTGAAGCGCGAAGATCTGCTACATACCGGCGCGCACAAGATCAATAATGCGCTAGGCCAAGGGCTGCTGGCACGGCGGATGGGGAAACAACGAATCATCGCAGAGACCGGCGCGGGACAGCACGGGGTGGCGACGGCGACGGTTTGTGCGCTGCTGGGTCTGGAGTGCGTCGTCTACATGGGCGAGGAGGACATGCGGCGGCAGGAGCTGAATGTGTACCGGATGCGGTTGCTGGGGGCGGAGGTGCGCGGGGTTTCGGCTGGGTCGGCTACGTTGAAGGATGCGATCAATGACGCGATGCGGGACTGGGTAACGAATGTGCGGACGACTTATTACATTCTCGGCAGTGCGCTGGGGGCGCATCCCTATCCGACGATGGTCCGGGACTTTCATCGGGTGATCAGCCGTGAGGCGCGGGCGCAAATGCTGGAGCAGGAGGGGAAGCTGCCTACGGCGATCGTCGCCTGCGTGGGCGGTGGCTCGAATGCTATTGGCGCGTTCTATGAGTTCTTGCCTGATGCGAATGTTCAGTTGATCGGCGTTGAGGCGGGTGGCCGCGGGACGGCGTTGGGAGAGCATGCGGCGCGTTTTCAAAAAGTGGGCGGCGGCTTGCCGGGTGTGCTGCAGGGTACGTACTCGTATGTGTTACAAAATGACGCTGGGCAGGTGAGCAGCACGCACTCGGTCTCTGCGGGGCTGGACTATGCGAGCGTGGGGCCAGAGCACGCGATGCTGCATGATTCCGGGCGGGCGAGTTATGTCTCGTGTTCGGATGATGCTGCGCTGAAGGCGACGGTGACGTTGTCGAGGACGGAGGGGATTTTGCCGGCGCTTGAGAGTGCTCATGCGGTTGCGGAGGCGATTCGACTGGCTCCGACGCTGGCAAAGACGGATGTGCTGATGGTGAACCTGTCGGGACGCGGCGATAAGGATATGGGGATCCTGGCGAGGGAGCTTGATTTGAAGGGCAGCGAGAGAGCGAAAGGCTAA
- the trpA gene encoding tryptophan synthase subunit alpha: MAIEFREKPGIVAYLTAGDPDLATTKDIALAAIDNGADVIELGVPFSDPLADGPVIQRASERAVARGVRLTDVLELAKELRALRPAAGLVLFSYLNPVVRMGMKTFCARAAEAGADGVLLTDMIVEEAGEYLEEMKANRLAPIFLAAPTSPDARLKAIAGVSQGFVYAISRVGITGTQQKVAGDASELVSRLRQFTKLPIAVGFGISNAEHVRAVGEFADAAIVGSALVALIEKTPPPEAPTVIGQFIAGLRA, from the coding sequence ATGGCGATTGAGTTTAGAGAGAAGCCGGGGATTGTTGCTTATTTGACTGCAGGTGATCCGGACCTGGCGACGACCAAGGACATTGCGCTGGCTGCGATCGATAATGGCGCAGATGTGATTGAGCTGGGTGTTCCCTTTAGCGACCCGCTGGCGGATGGACCAGTGATTCAGCGAGCCAGTGAGCGGGCCGTGGCGCGAGGAGTGAGGTTGACCGATGTGCTAGAGCTGGCGAAGGAGCTGCGTGCGTTGCGGCCAGCTGCGGGATTGGTGCTGTTTTCTTACCTGAACCCCGTAGTACGGATGGGAATGAAGACGTTTTGTGCACGCGCGGCCGAAGCCGGGGCCGACGGAGTGCTGTTGACGGACATGATTGTCGAAGAGGCGGGCGAATATCTGGAGGAGATGAAGGCGAACAGACTGGCGCCAATCTTTCTGGCGGCGCCGACGAGTCCGGACGCTCGGCTGAAGGCGATCGCTGGGGTGTCGCAAGGGTTTGTGTATGCGATCTCCCGGGTCGGGATTACCGGAACACAGCAGAAGGTGGCCGGAGATGCTTCGGAGTTGGTGTCGCGACTGCGACAGTTTACGAAATTGCCGATTGCCGTGGGATTCGGCATCTCCAATGCTGAGCATGTGAGGGCGGTGGGTGAGTTTGCGGACGCGGCGATCGTCGGGAGCGCTCTCGTCGCTCTGATTGAAAAGACTCCGCCGCCAGAGGCGCCGACCGTAATTGGGCAGTTCATCGCGGGGTTGAGAGCATGA
- a CDS encoding chorismate mutase — protein MDISDWRRKIDELDVEIVRLISQRAAAARAIGELKKTADLPVYEPRREQEVFDRVRKVNPGPLADAELLHVYERIIDVMRTLQRRDL, from the coding sequence ATGGATATCTCCGACTGGAGACGGAAGATTGATGAGCTGGATGTTGAGATCGTTCGACTCATCAGCCAGCGAGCGGCAGCCGCACGCGCAATTGGAGAGCTCAAAAAGACTGCGGATCTGCCGGTCTATGAGCCGCGGCGGGAGCAGGAGGTCTTCGATCGTGTGCGCAAGGTGAATCCTGGCCCGCTGGCGGACGCTGAGCTGCTGCATGTGTACGAGCGGATCATCGACGTAATGCGAACGCTGCAGCGAAGAGACCTTTAG
- the aroF gene encoding 3-deoxy-7-phosphoheptulonate synthase — protein sequence MIVAMHDRATEENIQQVIERMVELGFNVHRTTGAAQTILAGVGTPEHFEVAEFKVLAGVYDAYRISSPYKLAGRNFRPEGTTITFPNGVVVGGEEVVVMAGPCSVESREQILTSAKQVAAAGAKFLRGGAFKPRSSPYSFQGMGLDGLKLLREVSDETGLLVITEVMEISQIELMLPYIDCFQVGARNMQNFNLLRELGHVRKPVLMKRGISATIEEVLLSAEYILSGGNYSLMLCERGIRTYETYTRNTMDISAIPVLKKLTHLPVLGDPSHGVGIRDLVPPMALASVAAGADGLLMEMHPNPDKAMSDGAQSLYPEQLQKLMAQLRLLAPVVKRTIA from the coding sequence ATGATAGTTGCGATGCATGACCGGGCGACAGAAGAGAATATTCAGCAGGTGATTGAACGAATGGTGGAGCTTGGCTTCAACGTTCACCGCACTACCGGCGCGGCACAGACGATTCTGGCAGGCGTGGGGACGCCGGAACACTTCGAGGTTGCGGAGTTCAAGGTACTGGCTGGCGTTTATGACGCTTATCGCATCTCGTCGCCGTACAAGCTGGCTGGGCGGAACTTCCGACCCGAAGGAACTACGATTACATTTCCAAACGGCGTGGTGGTAGGCGGAGAGGAAGTTGTCGTGATGGCAGGGCCGTGCTCGGTGGAGTCACGGGAGCAGATTCTGACCAGCGCAAAACAGGTTGCGGCAGCAGGAGCGAAGTTTTTGCGGGGTGGAGCTTTTAAACCTCGCAGTTCGCCTTACAGCTTTCAGGGCATGGGGCTCGATGGGCTGAAGCTGCTGCGTGAGGTCTCCGATGAGACGGGGCTGCTGGTTATCACGGAGGTGATGGAGATCTCGCAGATCGAGTTGATGCTGCCCTATATCGACTGCTTCCAGGTGGGCGCGCGCAATATGCAGAATTTCAACCTGCTGCGCGAGCTTGGGCATGTGCGAAAGCCGGTGCTGATGAAACGCGGGATCTCGGCGACCATCGAAGAGGTGCTGTTGAGCGCCGAGTACATTTTGTCTGGCGGCAACTACAGCCTGATGCTCTGCGAACGAGGGATTCGGACGTACGAGACCTATACGCGGAATACGATGGATATCTCGGCGATTCCGGTGCTGAAGAAGCTGACCCACCTTCCTGTGCTGGGTGATCCGTCGCATGGCGTCGGGATTCGCGATCTGGTGCCGCCGATGGCTCTCGCGAGCGTGGCAGCTGGGGCGGACGGGTTGTTGATGGAGATGCATCCTAACCCCGATAAAGCGATGAGCGATGGAGCGCAGAGTTTGTATCCCGAACAGCTACAAAAGCTTATGGCACAGCTACGGTTGCTGGCGCCGGTGGTGAAGAGGACGATTGCTTAA
- a CDS encoding prephenate dehydrogenase gives MERVFIIGTGLIGASTGLALRAAGFGGRIDGWDTSQLEMASAVQMGAIDGRAASRENALELARLADVIVLAVPVLAIKDWMQQLAPVLHTGQLVTDVGSTKLEIVELARQLFAGDADAVFLPGHPMAGKESGGALLAEAGLFDGAMWLFTPISVEMTAIEKDWRGWIGCFGSRMLDMDATRHDEMCAWVSHLPQMLSTALAALLEEKFGDAPEIAAIGGRALRETTRLGASPYSMWRDVAMTNTGPVADTLLALEQRLQHVRENLRTPELRDEFVLANRFRQRR, from the coding sequence ATGGAGCGGGTATTCATCATTGGGACAGGGCTTATTGGCGCTTCGACGGGCCTGGCGCTACGTGCGGCTGGTTTTGGGGGCCGCATCGACGGGTGGGATACGAGTCAGCTCGAGATGGCTTCGGCCGTGCAGATGGGCGCGATCGACGGCAGGGCTGCGAGTCGAGAGAATGCTCTGGAACTAGCGCGACTGGCTGATGTAATTGTTCTGGCGGTCCCGGTGCTTGCGATCAAAGACTGGATGCAGCAACTGGCGCCCGTGCTCCACACTGGGCAACTTGTGACTGATGTAGGGAGCACGAAGCTTGAGATCGTGGAGTTGGCTCGGCAATTATTCGCAGGAGATGCTGATGCTGTTTTTCTTCCTGGACATCCGATGGCGGGCAAAGAGTCTGGAGGCGCTTTGCTGGCGGAGGCGGGATTGTTTGATGGCGCGATGTGGCTGTTTACGCCGATATCGGTCGAGATGACAGCGATTGAGAAAGACTGGCGCGGGTGGATTGGGTGCTTCGGGTCGCGGATGCTGGATATGGATGCGACGCGGCACGACGAGATGTGCGCCTGGGTGAGTCATCTGCCGCAGATGCTGTCGACTGCGCTGGCGGCGCTGCTTGAGGAGAAGTTTGGCGATGCTCCGGAGATTGCGGCGATTGGCGGGCGCGCGCTGCGAGAGACGACGCGGCTGGGAGCCAGTCCATACAGCATGTGGCGAGATGTAGCGATGACGAACACCGGGCCGGTCGCGGATACTCTGCTGGCGTTGGAGCAAAGATTGCAGCACGTGCGGGAGAATCTGCGGACGCCGGAGTTGCGGGATGAGTTTGTGCTGGCTAACCGGTTTCGTCAGCGGCGGTGA
- the ilvA gene encoding threonine ammonia-lyase, whose product MMPVKDSISQLSIGLADVAAARERVRGAIYYSPCPHSQMLSALTGQQVYLKLENLQMTGSFKERGALNRIAMLTAEQAARGVVAASAGNHAQGVAYHATKRGIRALIVMPLATPLVKVTATRGFGAEVVLHGANYDEACEEATRLCEAEGMTFIHPFDDAMVMAGQGTIGLELLEQVPQLEAVVVPIGGGGLIGGIACAIKESRPEVRVIGVQTSRLPSMVAARTVGHPVTLEPSTTIADGIAVRRAGDTTFPVVERYVDEIVTVDEDEIASAILVLLEREKTLAEGAGAAALAALLQRKTTLNGAHTAVMVCGGNIDVTLLSRIIERGLVQDGRMIRLRIHLLDKPGALAELTLLIAKYRANIVDTLYNRAYYGVNLGDTTIDITLETRGREQVEELLAAMTAGGYRYSQVI is encoded by the coding sequence ATGATGCCTGTGAAGGATTCAATAAGCCAATTGAGTATCGGCCTTGCGGACGTCGCTGCTGCGCGAGAGCGGGTACGTGGAGCGATTTACTATTCGCCTTGCCCGCACTCGCAGATGCTGTCTGCGCTGACAGGGCAACAGGTGTATTTGAAGCTCGAAAATCTGCAGATGACCGGCTCGTTCAAAGAACGCGGGGCGCTGAACCGGATTGCGATGCTGACGGCGGAGCAAGCTGCGCGTGGCGTGGTGGCGGCAAGCGCGGGGAACCATGCTCAGGGTGTGGCCTACCACGCGACGAAGCGAGGGATTCGTGCGCTGATCGTGATGCCACTGGCGACGCCTCTTGTAAAGGTAACGGCGACGCGTGGATTTGGCGCGGAGGTGGTGCTGCACGGGGCGAACTATGACGAGGCTTGCGAGGAGGCTACACGGCTTTGCGAGGCGGAGGGAATGACGTTTATTCATCCGTTCGACGATGCGATGGTAATGGCCGGCCAGGGCACGATTGGACTGGAGCTGCTGGAGCAGGTGCCTCAGTTGGAAGCGGTGGTGGTTCCTATTGGCGGCGGGGGGTTGATTGGCGGGATCGCCTGCGCGATCAAAGAGTCGCGCCCGGAGGTTCGTGTGATTGGGGTTCAGACCTCGAGACTGCCTTCGATGGTGGCGGCGCGAACGGTTGGACATCCGGTGACGCTGGAGCCTTCGACGACGATCGCAGATGGTATTGCGGTGCGGCGTGCGGGAGATACGACCTTTCCAGTGGTCGAGCGCTATGTCGATGAGATTGTGACCGTTGATGAGGATGAGATTGCTTCGGCGATTCTTGTTTTGCTCGAGCGCGAAAAAACATTGGCAGAAGGCGCGGGAGCTGCGGCATTGGCGGCGTTACTACAGAGGAAGACTACGTTGAATGGGGCGCATACTGCGGTGATGGTGTGCGGCGGAAATATCGATGTGACGCTGCTGAGCAGGATTATTGAACGCGGCCTCGTGCAGGACGGAAGGATGATCCGGTTGAGGATTCATCTGCTGGATAAGCCCGGGGCGCTTGCGGAGCTGACGCTGTTGATTGCGAAGTACCGCGCGAACATCGTGGATACGCTCTACAACCGGGCATATTACGGGGTAAACCTGGGCGATACGACGATCGATATCACCCTGGAGACGCGCGGACGAGAGCAGGTTGAGGAGTTACTGGCGGCGATGACGGCTGGTGGTTACAGATACAGTCAGGTGATCTAG
- a CDS encoding energy transducer TonB, with protein MSIDPIGKPVTAPHRMPTYAIASSLLHLLLIAVLVHQHASWIAPIHLPGSPHGTNLLLTYSPGRAPLQTSAPNPKTQPKQAKSTTPLPSPPTQKPKEPTASPNAVSPASAQPDSTAGADSLGSGNINIALVSYFPPPKPDLSALPHGTKGDVILDIVIDTTGKIADIKMTSGLGHGIDENVIATVQQWTFHPATKDGQPVASEQELHFHYEKS; from the coding sequence TTGAGTATAGATCCCATCGGCAAACCCGTCACAGCGCCACACCGCATGCCGACCTACGCTATAGCCTCGTCCCTTCTGCATCTGCTTCTCATCGCCGTTCTCGTCCACCAACACGCCTCCTGGATCGCACCGATCCACCTCCCCGGCAGTCCGCACGGAACCAATCTGCTTCTGACGTACTCCCCGGGCAGGGCCCCGCTACAAACCTCGGCACCAAACCCCAAGACCCAGCCCAAACAGGCCAAGTCCACCACTCCGCTGCCATCGCCACCCACGCAAAAGCCCAAAGAGCCGACCGCCTCACCCAACGCCGTTTCCCCAGCCTCCGCCCAGCCTGACTCGACCGCTGGCGCCGACTCACTCGGCTCCGGAAACATCAACATCGCTCTGGTAAGTTACTTCCCGCCGCCGAAACCTGATCTCTCCGCGCTCCCACATGGCACCAAAGGCGACGTCATCCTCGACATCGTCATCGACACCACAGGCAAGATCGCCGACATAAAAATGACCAGCGGTCTCGGCCACGGCATCGATGAAAACGTCATCGCCACCGTTCAGCAGTGGACCTTCCATCCCGCCACCAAAGACGGCCAGCCCGTAGCCAGCGAGCAGGAACTTCACTTCCACTACGAAAAGTCCTAA
- a CDS encoding D-alanine--D-alanine ligase family protein — translation MGILFGGRSGEHEVSLLSAASILNSIDQTKYEVIPVGITKQGQWLTSTEAQHLLAGNTKPAPIQKKRTATKSVALRTSTSSHEALAQQNGSLAQSLDVIFPVLHGTFGEDGTIQGLFELADIAYVGSGVLGSATGMDKSVMKQLFVAAGLPQTPHVNLLRSEWKAEAKRCIKRIEKKLSYPVFVKPANLGSSVGISKVHDRSELAPAMDLAASFDRKLIIEQGVGGPGAKPRELEVAVLGNDSPEASVVGEIVPGAEFYDYNAKYHSDASIPIIPAKLSKSESKQIREMAIAAFRACDCAGLARVDFLMEPAVVNKKGKESKAAHIYLNEINTMPGFTSISMYPKLWEATGLPYKQLIDRLIALAAERHQEKQQTTFTRV, via the coding sequence ATCGGCATCCTCTTCGGTGGCCGCTCCGGCGAACACGAGGTCTCTCTCCTCTCCGCCGCCTCCATCCTCAACTCCATTGACCAGACAAAATACGAAGTAATTCCCGTCGGAATTACAAAACAAGGCCAGTGGCTCACCTCCACCGAAGCCCAGCACCTGCTCGCAGGCAACACAAAACCCGCGCCAATCCAGAAGAAACGCACCGCCACTAAATCCGTCGCACTCCGCACCAGCACCAGTAGCCACGAAGCTCTCGCGCAGCAAAACGGCTCCCTCGCCCAATCCCTCGACGTCATCTTCCCCGTCCTCCACGGCACCTTCGGCGAAGACGGCACCATCCAGGGCCTCTTCGAACTAGCCGACATCGCCTACGTAGGCTCTGGCGTCCTCGGCTCCGCCACCGGCATGGACAAGTCTGTGATGAAGCAGCTCTTCGTCGCAGCTGGCTTGCCCCAAACCCCACACGTCAATCTCCTGCGCAGCGAGTGGAAGGCCGAAGCCAAGCGCTGCATCAAGCGCATCGAGAAGAAGCTCTCGTATCCCGTCTTCGTAAAACCAGCGAATCTAGGCTCGTCTGTAGGCATCAGCAAAGTTCACGACCGCAGTGAACTCGCCCCCGCCATGGACCTCGCTGCCAGCTTCGACCGCAAGCTCATCATCGAGCAGGGAGTAGGCGGCCCCGGCGCCAAACCCCGCGAACTCGAAGTAGCCGTCCTCGGCAACGACTCCCCCGAGGCCTCCGTCGTCGGCGAGATCGTCCCCGGCGCTGAGTTCTACGACTACAACGCCAAGTACCACTCCGACGCCTCCATCCCCATCATCCCGGCGAAGCTCTCCAAATCCGAATCAAAACAAATCCGCGAGATGGCCATCGCCGCCTTCCGCGCCTGCGACTGCGCCGGTCTAGCCCGCGTCGACTTCCTCATGGAGCCGGCGGTGGTAAATAAGAAGGGCAAAGAATCAAAAGCCGCCCACATCTACCTCAACGAAATCAATACCATGCCCGGTTTCACCAGTATCAGCATGTACCCCAAGCTATGGGAAGCCACCGGTCTGCCCTACAAACAACTCATCGACCGCCTCATCGCCCTTGCCGCCGAACGCCACCAGGAAAAACAACAGACCACCTTCACTCGCGTCTAA
- a CDS encoding DUF2256 and DUF3253 domain-containing protein — MNGSGAFCIFPFMPDRRRKPERTTPHKDKICKTCGRSFEWRKKWERDWDVIKYCSDECRGHKPGESDAELEAAILELLAERGRDKTICPSEAAKAVGGLASRRDWEGLMEPARTAARRLVAAGKIVMTQRGHVVDPSTAKGAIRLRLR, encoded by the coding sequence GTGAATGGTTCTGGAGCTTTCTGCATCTTTCCCTTTATGCCGGACCGGAGACGCAAACCCGAACGTACGACTCCGCACAAGGACAAGATCTGCAAGACGTGTGGGCGCTCGTTTGAGTGGCGGAAGAAGTGGGAGCGGGACTGGGATGTGATCAAGTACTGCAGCGATGAGTGCAGGGGGCATAAGCCGGGGGAGTCGGATGCTGAGCTTGAGGCGGCGATTCTTGAGTTGTTGGCGGAGCGCGGGCGGGATAAGACGATCTGTCCTTCGGAGGCGGCCAAGGCGGTGGGTGGGCTGGCGAGCCGCCGGGACTGGGAGGGCTTGATGGAACCGGCACGAACTGCGGCGCGACGCCTGGTTGCGGCAGGGAAGATCGTTATGACACAGCGTGGACATGTGGTTGATCCTTCCACTGCAAAGGGAGCCATTCGTTTACGATTGCGTTGA
- a CDS encoding MmcQ/YjbR family DNA-binding protein: MDLERIRAYLLTLPHVVDTVQWSGSLVFWVGDKAIGGKMFAMSRVDQGVSPERDDKSRVISYSAGRERYYELLEREGIFPAPYAARIFWVAVRSWDVFRKAEWEHELSAGHALTLAKLPPKVRAVLEMPAGQQKRLIAERRKLLAAKNAKGR, from the coding sequence ATGGATCTCGAACGGATTCGCGCTTACCTGCTGACGCTGCCCCATGTGGTGGATACGGTGCAGTGGAGTGGGAGCCTTGTCTTCTGGGTAGGAGATAAGGCGATTGGCGGCAAGATGTTTGCCATGTCGCGGGTTGATCAGGGGGTAAGCCCTGAGCGTGACGATAAGAGTCGCGTTATTTCCTACTCTGCCGGCAGGGAGCGCTACTATGAGTTGCTGGAGAGGGAGGGGATCTTTCCGGCTCCTTATGCGGCGCGGATCTTCTGGGTTGCAGTGAGGAGTTGGGACGTTTTTCGGAAGGCGGAGTGGGAGCATGAGCTGAGTGCTGGGCATGCGCTTACGTTGGCGAAGCTGCCGCCGAAGGTTCGGGCGGTGCTTGAGATGCCTGCGGGTCAGCAGAAGCGATTGATCGCGGAGCGGAGGAAGTTGCTGGCTGCGAAGAATGCTAAAGGACGGTGA
- a CDS encoding aldo/keto reductase: MIESSDFRTTKISLNHGAGHMPALGFGTLIPDAAATISATKNALEAGFRHFDCAERYRNEREVGEALQAGLAAGGIAREDIFVTTKLWNSNHRPERVEPAFEASLDRLRLNYLDLYLIHTPFAFQPGEEQDPRDENGNVIYDRDVTLLDTWRAMEGLVDRGRCRAIGLSDITLDGLLPVYESARIKPAVVQVESHPHLPETELLEFCKEKRIVLLAFAPLGHGMRPGPLEDPVIVAIASRIGKTPAQVLLAWAVQRGTALLTTPKTADRARENFNISPLPEDAFDEISRIQTRQRLNDVVNTGSPGFIPRVGSA, from the coding sequence ATGATCGAATCTTCCGATTTTCGGACTACGAAAATATCGCTCAACCACGGAGCGGGCCATATGCCCGCACTCGGATTTGGCACTCTGATCCCCGATGCAGCAGCGACGATAAGTGCTACCAAAAACGCGCTGGAGGCCGGATTTCGACACTTCGACTGTGCGGAACGATACCGGAACGAGCGTGAGGTGGGCGAGGCCTTGCAGGCAGGACTTGCTGCTGGAGGGATTGCGCGCGAGGACATCTTCGTCACAACAAAATTGTGGAATAGCAATCATCGGCCCGAGCGCGTGGAACCGGCTTTCGAGGCGAGTCTGGACAGACTCAGGCTCAACTATCTGGATCTCTATCTCATTCACACGCCATTTGCGTTTCAACCGGGGGAGGAGCAGGATCCGCGGGATGAAAACGGCAATGTTATTTACGACCGCGATGTGACTTTGCTCGACACCTGGAGGGCGATGGAGGGTCTTGTGGATCGTGGCAGATGCCGCGCTATTGGACTGTCTGACATCACCCTGGACGGGCTTTTGCCCGTCTACGAATCGGCGAGAATCAAGCCAGCGGTCGTCCAAGTCGAGTCGCATCCGCATCTTCCGGAGACGGAGCTTCTGGAGTTCTGCAAGGAGAAGCGCATTGTGTTATTGGCTTTCGCACCTTTGGGTCATGGAATGCGGCCAGGGCCGCTCGAGGATCCAGTGATTGTGGCGATCGCCTCGCGAATTGGAAAGACGCCAGCGCAGGTGCTGCTGGCCTGGGCGGTGCAACGCGGCACGGCTTTGCTTACCACGCCAAAGACTGCGGACCGGGCGAGAGAGAATTTCAATATCTCTCCGCTTCCAGAAGACGCCTTTGACGAGATTAGCCGCATTCAGACCAGGCAGAGGCTGAACGACGTGGTGAATACCGGCAGCCCAGGTTTCATTCCACGAGTTGGATCAGCATGA
- a CDS encoding nuclear transport factor 2 family protein produces the protein MQEEQIREALNAHWRASAAGDANAEHDIYDDDSICDYPQSGERIFGRSNLQALRSHHPGKPSGFEVKRIVGKGDLWVTEYTIVYQGRAAYTVSIMEFRNGKVVHETQYFADPFEAPSWRSQWVQRMA, from the coding sequence ATGCAAGAAGAACAAATACGCGAAGCATTGAACGCGCATTGGCGTGCGTCGGCAGCAGGCGATGCAAACGCAGAGCACGATATTTACGATGACGACTCGATCTGTGATTATCCGCAATCAGGCGAGCGAATCTTCGGGCGAAGCAATTTGCAGGCCTTGCGGAGTCATCATCCCGGCAAGCCGTCGGGGTTCGAGGTCAAGCGAATTGTCGGGAAAGGTGATCTCTGGGTCACGGAATACACCATCGTCTACCAGGGGCGAGCAGCATACACCGTGAGCATTATGGAGTTCCGCAACGGCAAGGTCGTGCACGAGACACAGTATTTCGCGGATCCGTTTGAGGCGCCATCCTGGCGAAGCCAATGGGTTCAGCGGATGGCGTGA
- a CDS encoding DUF1801 domain-containing protein — MRTELLRFNGAVEHDPSIDAWMKEHGGELGAIAQQWFERMRRCGDEVRELLHDGCPVACLGDAPFGYVNVFASHVNIGFFHGATLPDPARLLQGTGKFMRHVKLRPGTATDAASLSSLIETAYSDIKARVENG; from the coding sequence ATGAGAACGGAGTTACTGCGATTTAACGGCGCCGTCGAACACGATCCCTCCATCGATGCGTGGATGAAAGAGCATGGAGGTGAGTTGGGAGCGATCGCGCAGCAGTGGTTTGAGAGGATGCGAAGATGCGGGGACGAAGTCCGGGAACTTCTGCATGACGGATGTCCGGTTGCATGTTTGGGAGATGCGCCTTTCGGCTATGTCAATGTATTCGCTTCGCACGTAAACATAGGATTCTTTCACGGCGCAACGCTACCGGATCCGGCCCGCTTGTTGCAAGGTACCGGCAAGTTCATGCGCCATGTGAAGCTGAGACCGGGAACAGCAACAGACGCCGCATCGCTCAGCAGTCTGATCGAGACGGCGTACTCGGACATAAAGGCTCGCGTGGAAAACGGTTAG
- a CDS encoding DoxX family membrane protein has product MKIAVLIARILLGLVFFVFGLNNFFHFIPNQPIPGDAGVLANIMFTHGWLTFHGILYTVAGILLLVGRYVPVALVILGPILVNILLFHLTLTGGAGVGPGLVCALLEIFLIWAYWPAFEGIFTPDGRRA; this is encoded by the coding sequence ATGAAAATCGCCGTCCTGATCGCACGCATTCTGCTTGGACTCGTCTTCTTCGTATTCGGTCTCAACAACTTCTTCCACTTCATCCCCAATCAGCCGATACCCGGCGACGCCGGCGTCTTGGCCAACATTATGTTCACGCATGGATGGCTGACCTTCCACGGAATCCTCTACACCGTCGCCGGGATCCTGTTGCTCGTGGGCCGATACGTCCCCGTCGCACTCGTAATCCTGGGCCCCATCCTGGTCAACATCCTGCTGTTTCACTTGACCCTGACCGGAGGGGCAGGAGTCGGACCCGGCCTCGTCTGCGCTCTCCTGGAGATCTTCCTCATCTGGGCCTACTGGCCAGCCTTTGAAGGAATCTTCACCCCCGACGGCCGCCGAGCCTAG